GAATGGGGTCAATTGAACCttttccaatttaacccccagaagactcaagattgcacgtttaccacaaaaaaaaacccccatttgtcgtatcaccgctcttcgacaacacttcccttacagcctcgcctagtatcagaattctgggtctcggaatctcgagcgattgccaattccgcggccatctggagagaaaagccaaattggcttcgaagaaactgggcgtcataaatagagcatggcaatacttcaagccggcccacattctagagctgtataaagcgcaggtccggccacatatggagcaTTActgccatctctggtctggcgcaccacagtatcagctcgatccatttgaccacgtgcaacgcagaacagctcgaattgacgaggatccagtactctgtgaacggctggatcactttcgagttgcgtagagacattgcttgtgtgtcctctaccgcatttccACGGGGagacggttttcaaggagctttcttccacgtaatacgaagctgtggaatgaacttacttgtgcggtgttcccgggacgatacgacacgggtgccttcaaaaaaagcgcgttcaccttccttaatgtcttgtgtgctaacTTCATAACATCGTACTACACGGTGGTCTCATGTCGTTACCATAATATGGCAAAGTGAGGAGACAGGAAGATAAAGGCCGtccacgctcctgtgattactctggtgttgcaagagaaagtgggcggcgctTTCATTTTAAACCGATTCAAAATCAAATGCAAAAACCAAAAATAAGTTGTCAAAATAGCGGCCGATTTATATCAAACCGAATTTGGGCAATAACAGTTAGTTTGCTTAAAATCCGTGAGGAGAGctttattataaagtatatacctacactggccttcaaaagtaaatatcacacttttaaaattaggataacgttttaagttcacaagatatactttcgaaataaaaaggactcccaaagagattttaattttgtacataaaaactttatagtcggtaaccttcttttaagaattggcccaaaactcgagagacagcatcgagtagcgagactgcgatacgcccgtgaacacatgcagtgggatgaagaagaatggtcattttgtttgcagatgagtctcgattctccctttacacttctgatggaaggcgaagtgtttacaggcgacctggtgagcgatatcttcaagcctgcatctcagaaagagtccaatacggtggagacagtgtacatgtatgggctggcatatcttcagaaggtcgcacagagctagtagccatagaaaatggcaccctcactgggcaaagatatgctcaagagattctcaatgagtatgcagggccgtatttagcaaatatgggtgatggatcgatgctgatgcatgataatgcccggccacacacggctcatatcgtacaagagtatattgaggaggtatcagcgtgatggcttggccatcaagaagtcctgatctcaacccgattgaacacgcctgggatgagcttgggaggctagtcataaatcgcagaccaccacctactaccctcagggcactaaagcaggccctggtagaagaatgggagaatattccccaacatcggctccgaaacctagtgttcagtatgccaaaccggctcgaagctgtaatcggagctcgaggaggcaataccagttattaaaaattaaataacatgtaatacattttagttgtttttttttacactaaactaaaaatgtctattttcattgttttatctttttcaagttaaaaatgttactaatgtataattttagtttctaagaattaaagcctatcaaatttgcaacaaaacgtttttaatcttaaatctctaccttctataattaagaaaaaaaaataatttggaaagtgtgatacttacttttgcagacCAGTGTAGATACACGCATACAAACATTTTCAAATGAAGGAGCTTTATTAGCCATGCTTTCATTTTCATCATTTCATGTTTTCTCAAAAATAACGAGCGGTTAGCAAAATTTTTGCTTAGAATCCTTTTTGACATgctgtataattaaataatcacaaaaaaagaaaattgttaATCTAAATATAAGTGCACGTGCAAATTGATGTGTAACCTTGGAAATACAGACTGTAGGTATACCTACTTGTAGATATGACTGTAGGAACTTTTCAGGAGTTTGCTTGTGACAGCGGAAAGCATATTTTCTATTCATTATCGCGTGCCACCGGCTGCGCATATGCGACTTATAACCTGGGACAtagatgaataaaataaaagcttattttatataaaattttaatacatggATAAAATTTGCGTTTTTTTTAgctaaaatgaaaattaatagaGTAAGTATAGATAAAAGTGTACTAaagcaattttataaattttaattatatataatcagtaataacAAAAGGCATTTCAAATAAACTTCGTAGATAgtttaaaacgcttttattttaaatagattgTGTTATAATAAATCAAGCTTCGAATTCATGTTATCAATTAATTAAGGCGATTTCTGTGCTCTCTATATAGAACTTGTTGTACACACAAGAAACAAACTAACTAATGCTAATTTTAacatatgttatttaaataatgaaccacatcttttaaatatatattttatccttATCGTTTTATTACAagataatataacataacaGTACTCAAAATTTTCAACTGGTATGTGTAACACACACTCATGGTTTATGTTTGACAAACAATTTTGGCTTTCCACCACAGcctcaattatgtttttctcTCAAGATAAATTTTACGTTGGCTATTTTCTATTAAAAGAAATTGTGatccattaaaatattttgagtatGGTTGatatttgagattttttaaggTGTGAGTAGATTACAAACATAATTTAAGTAGCAtactaaaaattatatgaatcaCAATTTCATATTAGCTAGAAGATGCTTCTGCTTGACGTCTCTTTACATCCCAATTATAAACTCTTGCCATATTAACTTCTGTTGTAGTCCATTGGTCCCtgtaaaatatttctaaatgatAACTTTTACAtgtatattactagctgactcgatagacgttgttctgtagataatgaaaaaaaaatactgttttataggaatttgccaataatatttcaaaacatcaagaattatttcgcaaaaatgctccctgttgttataatgcaattgtttcacagcggaactgtcaaagcgtgcgtcactaaatactctcatagaaaatatgaccatacaaaaaaaacattgaaaataaaaataattatgggtcccaactcgaaataaaaaccatcctatctctcaaattggaccaaactgcacaccataaagttatccccattaaaatccgttcattagtttaggagtccatcgcggacaaacaacgtgtcatgtaatatatatattaagatatacaatACAAATTGCACCCTTGTAGGAATCACAGCTATTACATATCTGTATCTACTATTTAAGCCCTACTCTAACTACTATTACCACTAACTACCATTACTAATGGTGGGATGATTGCAGCAATATGTTGCAGAACAATTAGTGGGAGCAAGGATCATCTAATGACcttgtttcaaatttaaatattttaattcaaaaaaggatgttatatcacttattgaaagtcaaaaattaccacccattccaaaaggtattcctcagacctgagaagaacaggtgcaacaaactcagcgagcaGCAGTTATGTAGTTAACTAAGTTTGTACAACAGTGACCAAACTCCTCATGCGACAATTCTATAAGGAtctcacttttaaaaaatatggttgTGTAGCAAAGGATTACATTGTAATGGAGTGATGGCCCCCAGACTATTTaatggaaaataataattttaatctaattttaactaaaaatttttttgtgaaCGTGTGGTTTGTTGACAACGAATTATTTTCTTCCGCGTCATAGCGTTTCGACTAACATTGACAGATGAAGATGGCGTTCCGTACACCGAGTTCATTCAGGTCGTTCCGACTGTGCCATGTTGCGTCTGCATTTCGGTACTCCATCTGCTACCATTGTAGCCAACATTACGCCTGTGTAAATTCTATGCGGCAAATGCACTTTCCGACTTAACCTCGAAATACTCCGACTTAACCTGTACTCATGtccaacaaatttgttttaatggcgtctgtatttttttttatctaaataagggacgagacgagcaggacgttcagctgatagtaattgatacgccctacccattacaatgcaatgccgctcaggattcttgaaaaacccaaaaattctgagcggcactacaattgcgctcgtcaccttgagacaagatgttaggtctcatttgcccagtaatttcactagctacggcgcccttcagaccgaaacacagttatgttacACATTacacttcacggcagaaataggcgccgttgtggcacccataatctagccggcttcctgtgcaaaggaacctcccgcTGTATTGATATTAATACCTGAATGTtctattgaatgtttttttcgGTAATCTAGCTAACATAAAGCCATCCACTTGACCTTGATCTCAAAGCATGTACCAATTAATTTTTGCGCTGTTTCAGTGAGCAAGCCAACACAACtggtcattaaaaaaaaattatcaattaatgGACATAAATACGCCGCGACTTGTTAACTTTAGGTATTGTTATGGGGACCCGATTTTAATACCAATTTTGTGCTGTAGAAGAGCGCaattcacgctatttataaacTAGGTCCTAAAGATTAATCaagggaaaaatttaaagaaataaacatttgacTGGTGcatctcataaaatttttggtTATGTTATTTATGTTCATTAGCACATTGTTAACACAAAACTTGTTATGCTACTCTTGCTACTTCTTACGCTCGTTTTTTCGTTTttagtggtagtttttgacattcaataagtgattttgaataaaaataattgaatataaccGATTGTTAAGTAACATATTCTTAAGACATCCAAtactacgagggcggcactgaaaatttcgggaatcaaggaagtgacacaacattactatttaaaaatgtatttattgcttttcaaagtattctccgcgaaatttgacacatttttccaaaCGATAGAAaaaatcattgaagcaaccattccattccgAAGTTGGgctctccaaaatggccgttttgtaggcgtccacagcttcttcaggtgatgaaaatctctgaccacgcaatttattctttattttagggaaagtatagaaatcattagggcttaggtcggggctgtacggcggatggtctaataattctatgttttcttgctctaaaaactcttttaatCTGtacgcggtgtgagaactcgcattgtcgtgatggaggatgatgcggcggttgcagttctctttacggagttcagaaacgacctgtggcaaacaaatgctagcataccattctgcattaaccgttctttgtccctcaagaggaatagcaacatggccggttttggagacaaacgtggacaccattttttttgcaacactccgtgaacgaacaatttttgttggctttaactcattttcgaacacccaaactcgtgactgtttttttgtttcgggttcgtacgcttatatccaggattcgtcacctgaaacgatgttgtatacagcatttgaggatcctgcgtggaatctttcgagagttctgacgcaccaagtaacgcgagccgcattttgctcttcacagagaaAATGCGGTATCcttcgggaaaacaacttttttacacctaattgttcatgcaagattatttgtatttgactcatgccaatgtctaaagttgcctgaatttcgcggtatgtcacatgtcgatcttcctcaatcaacttacgcacagcatcaacgttttttttagtgactgcagtttttggacgatcttgacggggatcatcactgagcttgagcacgtccacgttgaaattcagcaaaccagcgataaattgtggttttggatggggcttcatcaccaaatgcagaaatcatccggtcaacacactgtttttgtgttaaccagttcgaaagtcataataaatcatcgctcttgaattttctcgagtcaattccattttctctcTCTcaaaagtttgaaaagaccttgtgacaagaccgagaatctttttttaaataaataaatggtattcaatttttaaaaccaaggagttttcaattaaaaagattttaatatgacaggaacagtgcaaatattccattcccgatacttttagtgcagccctcgtaatGGGATAATCTATTTGCCTTACTAACTAGATATATAATTTGACATAAACAAACGATAATTTAAAGTTATTCATAACAGTTATAgagatatatataatttgttattttttttaatggatagccctcacttttgggattaattacaccacaccacaacctgagagttgaacaaagacatcaagatttatgaactttacatcactcgaacgtttggcttAGTggtagagcgctcgcacggaacgctagaggtcgcgggttcgagtccatcatgcagaaatttaatttgttagagatatatataattataataagtggCTCCACCGACTCACCTTAAGAAGTCCAAATCATGCTCAACATGAGACAAGTTCTTTTTTGCAGTAGCCATATTTGTTGACAAAAGTTTTTCAGCATCTTCTAGAGTATACTCCAGCATCACATTAGCTCCAAGCCAAAGGTAAACATTTTTTGTAGGTGGAATATCTGCCtgaaattaaagtaaaatttcttatgattttaattatattacaataaccATCTGCATTTACCACTATACATCCTATTTTTTAAGGTGGATGTAAAGAAtcacaaaatattgaaaaacaaaaaacctTTCACCATATAATATATGGATATTTATTAGTACACACAAACAACTGTGCTTGTGATTAAAAATCAATATTGACTATTTTATCTTTTCTtgtcatatcaaaaaatatgttcaaatatttataaattgaatattgGACAAACACAATGAATAGTGTCACAACTCTCTCAAAAAAGTTTTTCATCACCATTATcatatcagccagaagacgttcactgctgaacaaaggccaaagatctccacgactatCTGTCCAGTGTTGTCcttatccaacctattccggcaatcctgaccagatcattggtacatcttgtgggggcccaccaacactgcatcttcaggtatgtggtcgccattttAAAACTTTGCTGCCgacccaatggccatctgtctgtcgagctCTGCTTTAGACACTGGTATTTTGGATGAGAATATTTTACAAAGGTTCCCCAACACTGCCCATCCGAGGTGGATTCGACGAATGACGTCTTTTGCGGCAATTGACcttgtttttaagctgttttagggccatactaatTTCGTACAGGCTGACTAGGATAGCTTCGGTATAGTGTCGGGTTAATGTGGCTCTTGGGTCTTCAGCCTTGTTGGTAACAGGTGCCTGTGCGGTCTTGTATAGTTGTACATAGAACTTCTCGACTTCCCTCAAAAGTTCGGGCTTAGACGAAAGGATCTATCAGCGATATAAATCAGCGGTCTTCAGCTTTGTCGGTGGCTCTGCACAATAGACAAATCTCAAAAAGTGCCTATTTTTATGAGCTTTTGTTACACTCTATGGCCGCATTCACACAATCTACGTTATGGCAGCGTATAGTCAATGACTTGGAGATCGATTTAGTTAGCTATTTAGCTCCCTATACTGGGAAGCATTGGCCATTTGGCATATTTCATCCATCAATTTGGGAGGGTAGAGTCTGGACTGGATTGGTGTGGGTCTGATCGTAGTCTTCACCAGTTGAAACGGCTccagttttggattgatattcaatgtgTCTTTTACTATGTGGTGATCACTCCCAGTTTGAGTGGTGATCCTCCACCTCCTAGCCTGAGTGTGTTGAAGTCGGAACGTACGTACACCTGAATGACCTTCAACAAATACTgttcagtaattctgagtattaggtATGCCACCCTAGTTGGTATACTGCCAAAATGAGTAAGATAAGGTTTTTTTTCCTAAGGAAACCTAGGACCTGACTGGGTGAAAGCTTCCTTCAATCTATTTTTCTCTGTTGCCTGTTACCCCAAGCCAGTTTTTTCCAGCATCAGCCACAATAACTTCCATCGTTTTTTGGATCTACCTTGTCTCTTTGTTGCCCAAATTGTCCATCTATTATCTGCATATGAAATGTGGCCTGCCTATTTCTATTGTAATGACAGTGCATGTTGAAGCATTTGTAGTTGACCTGTTTGTGATTGATGCTAGGCTGTTTATACTATAGACCTACTAAGATAGTATGAATCACTTTCGCTGTCAATCATGCAGTTCTTATGAATTGATCATTTGCAACCATCACATATCTAGTGTTAAGTCATTACCAGTATACATTAGCCAGTACTCTAGCATTTACctataaaaacttatatttttggCAATATTTAGTGCACAGAAATACCTCATAAGAAAGGTCCAACAATCTGTACATTTTGTAATTCAgatacattatattaaatttaaaaaaaacatacacatACTTCTACACATGCCAATTTACAATAGAATaatttcaaaagtaagtatAGCATTAAGAAGgtataagattaattaaaaaaaaacatacttttaCAAATACTTGATCACTAAGCAAAAACTGGGTTTCTATATTTTCCTTAAGTGATTTAAGCTTTTCAATCATATCCAAGGATCTATCTAAGTCAGGGATCTGCTGCCTAAGGCGCTTTCGCTTAGTATTTAACGTGTATTCCATAAATTTGTACTTTCCATGTTGCTCATCAAGACTTCTTAGTACTTTCTCAACACCTTCAGAATTTTCAGGTAAGTTCATAAATTCATTAACATCATcctaaaagaaaacaaaatttatgaataagtaTATCTAATATCTCATTCTTTCTCaaataattaatctatatataccAGCTGATGATTTTAACCTTTAAATTGTATCATAGGTACTAACAATCATCAAACTGagaataacatatttttatgaatcgATTTCGTACTTACCACAAATATAGCTTCAGGTATtccagaaaatgattttgtattttctgCTCCTTCGCTCTCCATGTCGACGAACtttttgcaaaaaataaaatttatttcagtaattTACAACTATGTAAGTACCTaacaccaaagagaatttaaacaacATACATGAGAATAGAGAAATGTCGCTTGTATGAAATGCCTactaaatcttgataccaacataatgACCTAGTGACGTAATAGCAGAGCTGCCAATATAGTAAACTAATGTAAGGGTTGTAATCAATCCACATTTTTTTTCGATAATTAACTATACATCGACATCTACATTATATACAGACATCTACATATATCTACAGTTACATTAAATGTGATCTTTGTTAATTGTTTATACGTTTtagttatctcaaagaaaaaacaatttacgtaattaatattttttaatagttttattttgcgTTGTGTAATAGTTTCGGTTTGGTTTGGTTTTGACAGTCTTTGGTTTTCGTTTTTCATATGTTGCGAATTCTACGactttagatattattttatataccgtaatattagctctgataagaaccatttcataatgcgtAAAAACATCATATTTTCGGTATCActtggaattttttttttagatatgtTTTTCTGAGCGCTGGAGAGCTGTCCCGTGCGGGGTTCAAGGATTATCCATTCTTTCTGGGATATCCTGTATATTCCtcatactactcaagcagttgttttatttacactgcaaacgctcagtctcttaACATGcatttgaaagtgggagagtcacgctaccatattttgacgtcagcataatcgggccagactcgtccgggttacttaccacactcgcacagaataccggcgtgaagtagtggcctagtgccgctatgtttcagATAATGGAATCAGATAATGATCGTTGTAAGACGCAACGGTCGAAGGAACGCGTGTGGTTACTAATTTAACgttttactaatttaataatCAAAGTTATCCTAAGTGTTTAAAAGTGATTTAAAgtgtttaaaagtttattaaatatgaatgacaaaattgaaattatgtTGAACAAGCTAGAAAAGCTTGAAAAAAATTTCGAAGAATTTGTAGGTGGCAAAAAACTCTCAAATATAGAAAACGAAAATATCGTATTGAAATCGGAAGTGGagaagttaaaatttattattaatcgggacataaatagcaagaaactcgtCGTTTATGGATTCCCCGAACGCATAAACCATCGGTATGATAAACAAAGTCTGTTTGATGACATTGGATACTACATTTACGAGACATATGGAAGACGAGATGTATAGAATAGGAAAATACACACATACCCGTCCAATAGTTGTAGAACTTATCAGCAAAAGGATGGTAAAGCACCTTCTCCAAACATCTCAAAACGTTACGTTACCACTATAATAACAGAATACGTCTTAGTGAGTTTTTAACGCCTGAAATATATAATCAACAGAAAGGAAACCGTTCGAATCTCGCGGACACTGAGGCGGCCCCGACACCTCAATCTAAATTGCACAATTCAACAAATACACCACAACCTATAATCAACACTTCAACAGACTTAGAACACAGCACTTCATCGCAAGAGAACGTACagcatattaatataaacaataagaaATGCAATATTACCGATGGCGTGAAATCTAAATCTACCTTCAATAAATCGCCGGGCGAGCATTCAACTCGACGTCGTCCCGCTACAAATATAGGTGAAAATATAAGTAATGTACAACGCCGAACTGATCGTGAATTAAGAAATGAGCGTAAAATGGTAAATAGATATAACTTTCGGACCTAGTTCAGACATgaacacacaaaatattacaaacagatcgTCAAAACAGTTAAATatcttttatcaaaatatgcaaAGCATCTGCAATAAAATACATCTACTTGACCATTTAACTGTTGAATTACCTAATCTACAAGTTATGTGTATCTCGGAAACCTGGTTAtctatagaaaaacaaaaaacattacacataaataattatatcatgGCAGCTTCCTTCTGTCGTATACATCATGATGGCGGCGGTGTTTtcatatttgttaaaaataatttagaatatttagAACGTGTTGATATGTCAGTTATCTCTAACGAAATGGTATTCGAAGTATGTGCAATAGAGATACCTAAAAATAATCTACTACTGATTAATCTGTACTGGCCTAATAGTAGTAGAGAAGTAGAATTGTTTTACAACTTATTAGAAAATCTCctcattaacattaataaaaaagaaatgaataaaaacattattattatgggaGACATGAATGTTGATTTTCTAGATGCAAAGGAAAAAAGCAGACTCAATAACCTCTTGTTGTGTTATAACTTCCATCAAAAAGTCtcaaagcctactagaataactCCTACAACTAAAAGGTGCATAGAcctaatttttacaaatttctaTCTAGAAGGCTCAAAAATTGAAGTATATGATTTTGGATTATCAGATCACAAGGGCATCATTTTCACATTACCTTTTACCTTCCACAATAAACAgtctttcattaaattaaaacgtaaatttaatgactttaatataaataaatttaaaaacgaacTCGCGAATATCAACTGGGATGATCAACTTAAGCCTAACAATAACGTTAACGAAAACTATAAGatatttctaaatataattgttactgccctgaataaatgcatacctaaattactaacaaaatttactctaaaccaaaataaaccttatttaacactaggaattaaaaaatcatgtcaaaataaaagattattaaaacgCCTTGTATCACAAaccaaaaataaagtattaacaaatttttataagagatattgcaaagttttaaaaagttgtataaataaatctaataaaattataaatatccgtAAATTCAGCTCAGCTGATAATAAAACACGATCCatgtggaaaataataaaaaatgaaacaaataaaagtactataagaataaagcaaaacataagtcttaaatcttcagagaataatattatagtagatccgaaaattattgctaatacatttaatagtttCTATTTATCCATCTCATCAAGCCCTAAAGTAAAAAACGACAATATAGctataaattctaataaattaattaattcgttATTTCTAAATTCGTTTGAACCCAAAGAcatctttaacataataaaaaatcttaagaatAAAAACTCTTTCGGAATAGATGAAATCcccccttttttaataaaaaaatgtgctgaTATTTTAACCTACCCCTACACTAAACTTATTAATCAATCATTCTGTGAAGGATTATTTCCGGACGATCTAAAGATATCCATAATAAAACCGGTATATAAGAAAGGAAACACATCTGATGTAAATAATTACCGACCTATTGCCCTTCTACCTACATCAGCGAAGATATTTGAAACTGCAATGGCTATACGCCTAAGTAGTTTTctggaaaaatattatatcctaAATGAAAGCCAACATGGTTTCAGGAAAAACCATTCCACAACTTTAGcgatatacaaata
This DNA window, taken from Leptidea sinapis chromosome 25, ilLepSina1.1, whole genome shotgun sequence, encodes the following:
- the LOC126972248 gene encoding prefoldin subunit 3; amino-acid sequence: MESEGAENTKSFSGIPEAIFVDDVNEFMNLPENSEGVEKVLRSLDEQHGKYKFMEYTLNTKRKRLRQQIPDLDRSLDMIEKLKSLKENIETQFLLSDQVFVKADIPPTKNVYLWLGANVMLEYTLEDAEKLLSTNMATAKKNLSHVEHDLDFLRDQWTTTEVNMARVYNWDVKRRQAEASSS